The proteins below come from a single Gossypium raimondii isolate GPD5lz chromosome 2, ASM2569854v1, whole genome shotgun sequence genomic window:
- the LOC105789038 gene encoding laccase-13, with translation MEYHKLGDKPCSSHLFFAILLVFVFIASFADAAIHFHQFVIEAKPVKRLCRTHSTITVNGQFPGPTLEVRDGDTLVITAINRARYNATLHWHGLRQLRNPWADGPEYVTQCPIQPGRSYTYRFTIQNQEGTLWWHAHSRWLRATVYGALIIYPKMGRPYPFLMPKKEIPILLGEWWDRNPMDVLRQALFTGAAPNVSDAFTINGQPGDLYRCSSKETAVFPVEAGETILLRIINSALNQELFYGVANHKLTVVAVDASYTKPFTTNVIMIAPGQTTDVLITADQQPARYYMAAHAYNSANAPFDNTTTTAILEYKSAPCGAKKGQPLKPIFPQLPGFNDTATATAFTAQLRSPYKAEVPMKIDESLLFTVGLGLINCTNPNSPRCQGPNGTRFAASINNVSFVFPRRNSLMQAYYQGQPGIFTTDFPPVPPIQFDYTGNVSRGLWQPVKATKLFKLRYRSKVQIVFQGTSIVTVENHPMHLHGYEFYVIGSGFGNFNPGTDPAKFNLIDPPRRNTIGTPPGGWVAIRFEADNPGIWLLHCHIDTHLPWGLAMAFLVENGVGELQTVQPPPLDLPQC, from the exons ATGGAGTATCACAAACTCGGTGATAAGCCATGCAGCTCTCACTTATTCTTTGCCATTCTTTTAGTCTTTGTTTTCATAGCATCATTTGCAGATGCTGCAATTCATTTCCATCAATTTGTT ATTGAAGCAAAACCAGTGAAGAGGCTGTGCAGAACTCATAGTACAATTACGGTGAACGGCCAATTCCCGGGGCCGACATTGGAAGTTCGAGATGGCGATACTCTGGTGATCACTGCTATAAATAGAGCCAGATACAATGCCACTCTCCACTG GCACGGACTGCGACAGTTGCGAAATCCGTGGGCCGATGGACCCGAGTATGTGACGCAGTGTCCTATCCAACCGGGGAGGTCTTACACATACCGGTTCACCATCCAAAACCAGGAGGGGACTTTGTGGTGGCATGCTCATAGCAGATGGCTTAGAGCCACAGTTTATGGAGCTCTCATCATATATCCTAAGATGGGTCGTCCGTACCCTTTCCTTATGCCTAAGAAAGAAATTCCTATTCTTCTTG GAGAATGGTGGGATAGGAATCCAATGGATGTGCTAAGGCAAGCACTTTTCACTGGAGCTGCTCCAAATGTATCAGATGCATTTACAATTAATGGTCAACCAGGGGATCTATATAGATGCTCTAGCAAAG AAACTGCTGTATTTCCAGTGGAAGCGGGCGAGACGATTCTTCTGAGGATCATCAATTCTGCATTGAATCAAGAACTTTTCTATGGAGTTGCCAACCACAAACTAACTGTTGTTGCTGTTGATGCTTCCTACACTAAGCCTTTCACAACAAATGTCATAATGATAGCTCCTGGCCAAACAACTGATGTCCTGATTACCGCTGATCAGCAACCGGCTCGTTACTACATGGCCGCGCATGCCTACAACTCCGCGAATGCGCCCTTTGACAATACCACCACAACAGCAATCCTAGAATATAAATCTGCTCCTTGCGGCGCCAAGAAAGGGCAGCCTTTGAAACCAATCTTCCCTCAGCTACCAGGGTTCAATGACACTGCCACTGCAACTGCATTCACTGCCCAGCTAAGGAGTCCTTACAAGGCTGAAGTTCCCATGAAGATCGATGAGAGCTTGCTTTTCACTGTGGGATTAGGACTAATCAACTGCACAAACCCGAACAGCCCACGATGCCAAGGCCCCAACGGAACTCGCTTTGCAGCCAGCATTAACAATGTCTCCTTTGTATTTCCAAGAAGAAACTCCTTAATGCAGGCATACTACCAAGGCCAACCCGGTATCTTCACCACGGACTTTCCGCCTGTTCCTCCCATTCAATTCGATTATACAGGCAACGTGAGCCGAGGTCTCTGGCAACCGGTAAAAGCAACAAAGCTCTTTAAACTAAGGTATCGTTCCAAGGTACAAATAGTGTTCCAGGGTACAAGTATTGTCACAGTTGAAAATCATCCTATGCATCTTCACGGCTACGAGTTCTACGTTATCGGAAGTGGTTTTGGTAACTTCAATCCCGGAACTGATCCGGCCAAATTCAACCTTATCGATCCGCCCAGGAGAAACACCATCGGAACACCTCCTGGTGGATGGGTAGCCATCCGGTTCGAGGCCGACAATCCAG GAATCTGGCTGCTCCATTGTCACATAGACACTCATCTCCCTTGGGGCTTGGCCATGGCTTTCCTAGTTGAGAATGGGGTTGGGGAATTGCAGACAGTGCAGCCTCCACCACTCGATCTGCCTCAGTGCTAA